A single region of the Leptodactylus fuscus isolate aLepFus1 chromosome 5, aLepFus1.hap2, whole genome shotgun sequence genome encodes:
- the KIAA0930 gene encoding uncharacterized protein KIAA0930 homolog isoform X3, whose translation MMAAVKTHSRAGKREEENGGLDRSLQQMISAIVDERNRLNIRQEISGLGCFKDDRIVFWTWMYSTYFMEKFAPRQDDMLFYVRRKLSYVNTDGSEGKKQVDVEVYRKDSKKLPGLGDPDIDWEESVYLNLILQKLDYMVTCAVCTRSEAGDIHIHKKKSQQVFASPSKHPMDSKGEESKISYPNIFFMIDNFEEVFSDMTVGEGEMVCVELVASDKTNTFQGVIFQGSIRYEALKKVYDNRVSVAAKMAQKMSFGFYKYNNMEFVRMKGPQGKGHAEMAVSRVSTGDTSPYGTEEDSNPGSPLHERVTSFSTPPTPERNNRPSFFSPSLKRKVPRNRIAEMKKSHSANDSEEFFRDSDDGGDMHNVTNLRSRSLSGTGRSLVGSWLKLNRTDENFLLYAHLTYVTLPLQRILSDILEVRQKPILMS comes from the exons ATGATGGCCGCGGTAAAGACTCACAGCCGGGCGGGGAAGAGAGAGGAGGAGAACGGGGGTCTGGACCGCTCCCTCCAGCAGATGATCTCAGCCATAGTGGACGAGAGGAACCGCCTCAATATCCGCCAGGAGATCAGCGGCCTGG GCTGCTTTAAAGATGACCGCATTGTATTTTGGACATGGATGTATTCCACCTATTTTATGGAGAAATTTGCCCCTCGGCAGGATGACATGTTGTTCTACGTGAGACGGAAACTTTCTTACGTGAACACGGATGGCAGTGAAGGAAAAAAG CAGGTGGATGTTGAAGTCTATCGAAAGGATTCCAAGAAGCTCCCCGGCCTCGGAGACCCCGACATAGACTGGGAGGAGAGCGTCTACCTGAACCTTATTTTGCAGAAG CTGGATTACATGGTGACCTGCGCAGTGTGCACTCGTTCTGAGGCTGGGGACATCCACATACATAAGAAGAAATCCCAG CAAGTATTCGCTTCTCCAAGCAAACACCCCATGGACAGTAAGGGGGAAGAGTCGAAGATCAGTTACCCCAATATCTTCTTCATGATTGACAACTTTGAGGAG GTGTTCAGCGACATGAcagtaggggagggggagatggttTGTGTCGAGCTTGTGGCCAGCGACAAGACAAACACATTTCAGGGAGTCATATTCCAGGGGTCTATCCGATACGAGGCTCTTAAGAAAGTCTACGACAATCGG GTCAGTGTGGCGGCAAAGATGGCCCAGAAGATGTCGTTTGGCTTTTACAAATACAACAACATGGAGTTTGTGCGGATGAAGGGGCCACAAGGCAAAGGACACGCGGAGATGGCGGTCAGCAGAGTGTCCACCGGAGACACATCTCCATACGGCACTGAGGAGGACTCCAACCCTGGGTCACCCCTGCACGAGCGG GTCACCTCCTTCAGCACGCCCCCCACCCCGGAACGTAACAACCGTCCTTCCTTCTTCTCTCCATCTCTGAAAAGGAAAGTACCGAGGAACCGGATCGCTGAAATGAAGAAATCTCACTCTGCCAATGACAGCGAGGAATTCTTCCGGGACAGCGATGATGGGGGAG ACATGCATAACGTCACCAACCTGAGGTCGCGCTCGCTCTCGGGGACGGGGAGATCTTTGGTGGGATCGTGGCTGAAGCTGAACAGAACTGACGAGAACTTCCTACTCTATGCACACCTGACCTACGTCACTTTGCCACTGCAGCGCATCTTGTCAG ATATTTTGGAAGTTCGACAGAAGCCAATCCTGATGTCATAG
- the KIAA0930 gene encoding uncharacterized protein KIAA0930 homolog isoform X2 yields MMAAVKTHSRAGKREEENGGLDRSLQQMISAIVDERNRLNIRQEISGLGCFKDDRIVFWTWMYSTYFMEKFAPRQDDMLFYVRRKLSYVNTDGSEGKKVTSRAVARRVDVEVYRKDSKKLPGLGDPDIDWEESVYLNLILQKLDYMVTCAVCTRSEAGDIHIHKKKSQQVFASPSKHPMDSKGEESKISYPNIFFMIDNFEEVFSDMTVGEGEMVCVELVASDKTNTFQGVIFQGSIRYEALKKVYDNRVSVAAKMAQKMSFGFYKYNNMEFVRMKGPQGKGHAEMAVSRVSTGDTSPYGTEEDSNPGSPLHERVTSFSTPPTPERNNRPSFFSPSLKRKVPRNRIAEMKKSHSANDSEEFFRDSDDGGDMHNVTNLRSRSLSGTGRSLVGSWLKLNRTDENFLLYAHLTYVTLPLQRILSDILEVRQKPILMS; encoded by the exons ATGATGGCCGCGGTAAAGACTCACAGCCGGGCGGGGAAGAGAGAGGAGGAGAACGGGGGTCTGGACCGCTCCCTCCAGCAGATGATCTCAGCCATAGTGGACGAGAGGAACCGCCTCAATATCCGCCAGGAGATCAGCGGCCTGG GCTGCTTTAAAGATGACCGCATTGTATTTTGGACATGGATGTATTCCACCTATTTTATGGAGAAATTTGCCCCTCGGCAGGATGACATGTTGTTCTACGTGAGACGGAAACTTTCTTACGTGAACACGGATGGCAGTGAAGGAAAAAAGGTGACTAGCCGAGCCGTAGCCCGCAGG GTGGATGTTGAAGTCTATCGAAAGGATTCCAAGAAGCTCCCCGGCCTCGGAGACCCCGACATAGACTGGGAGGAGAGCGTCTACCTGAACCTTATTTTGCAGAAG CTGGATTACATGGTGACCTGCGCAGTGTGCACTCGTTCTGAGGCTGGGGACATCCACATACATAAGAAGAAATCCCAG CAAGTATTCGCTTCTCCAAGCAAACACCCCATGGACAGTAAGGGGGAAGAGTCGAAGATCAGTTACCCCAATATCTTCTTCATGATTGACAACTTTGAGGAG GTGTTCAGCGACATGAcagtaggggagggggagatggttTGTGTCGAGCTTGTGGCCAGCGACAAGACAAACACATTTCAGGGAGTCATATTCCAGGGGTCTATCCGATACGAGGCTCTTAAGAAAGTCTACGACAATCGG GTCAGTGTGGCGGCAAAGATGGCCCAGAAGATGTCGTTTGGCTTTTACAAATACAACAACATGGAGTTTGTGCGGATGAAGGGGCCACAAGGCAAAGGACACGCGGAGATGGCGGTCAGCAGAGTGTCCACCGGAGACACATCTCCATACGGCACTGAGGAGGACTCCAACCCTGGGTCACCCCTGCACGAGCGG GTCACCTCCTTCAGCACGCCCCCCACCCCGGAACGTAACAACCGTCCTTCCTTCTTCTCTCCATCTCTGAAAAGGAAAGTACCGAGGAACCGGATCGCTGAAATGAAGAAATCTCACTCTGCCAATGACAGCGAGGAATTCTTCCGGGACAGCGATGATGGGGGAG ACATGCATAACGTCACCAACCTGAGGTCGCGCTCGCTCTCGGGGACGGGGAGATCTTTGGTGGGATCGTGGCTGAAGCTGAACAGAACTGACGAGAACTTCCTACTCTATGCACACCTGACCTACGTCACTTTGCCACTGCAGCGCATCTTGTCAG ATATTTTGGAAGTTCGACAGAAGCCAATCCTGATGTCATAG
- the KIAA0930 gene encoding uncharacterized protein KIAA0930 homolog isoform X1 → MMAAVKTHSRAGKREEENGGLDRSLQQMISAIVDERNRLNIRQEISGLGCFKDDRIVFWTWMYSTYFMEKFAPRQDDMLFYVRRKLSYVNTDGSEGKKVTSRAVARRQVDVEVYRKDSKKLPGLGDPDIDWEESVYLNLILQKLDYMVTCAVCTRSEAGDIHIHKKKSQQVFASPSKHPMDSKGEESKISYPNIFFMIDNFEEVFSDMTVGEGEMVCVELVASDKTNTFQGVIFQGSIRYEALKKVYDNRVSVAAKMAQKMSFGFYKYNNMEFVRMKGPQGKGHAEMAVSRVSTGDTSPYGTEEDSNPGSPLHERVTSFSTPPTPERNNRPSFFSPSLKRKVPRNRIAEMKKSHSANDSEEFFRDSDDGGDMHNVTNLRSRSLSGTGRSLVGSWLKLNRTDENFLLYAHLTYVTLPLQRILSDILEVRQKPILMS, encoded by the exons ATGATGGCCGCGGTAAAGACTCACAGCCGGGCGGGGAAGAGAGAGGAGGAGAACGGGGGTCTGGACCGCTCCCTCCAGCAGATGATCTCAGCCATAGTGGACGAGAGGAACCGCCTCAATATCCGCCAGGAGATCAGCGGCCTGG GCTGCTTTAAAGATGACCGCATTGTATTTTGGACATGGATGTATTCCACCTATTTTATGGAGAAATTTGCCCCTCGGCAGGATGACATGTTGTTCTACGTGAGACGGAAACTTTCTTACGTGAACACGGATGGCAGTGAAGGAAAAAAGGTGACTAGCCGAGCCGTAGCCCGCAGG CAGGTGGATGTTGAAGTCTATCGAAAGGATTCCAAGAAGCTCCCCGGCCTCGGAGACCCCGACATAGACTGGGAGGAGAGCGTCTACCTGAACCTTATTTTGCAGAAG CTGGATTACATGGTGACCTGCGCAGTGTGCACTCGTTCTGAGGCTGGGGACATCCACATACATAAGAAGAAATCCCAG CAAGTATTCGCTTCTCCAAGCAAACACCCCATGGACAGTAAGGGGGAAGAGTCGAAGATCAGTTACCCCAATATCTTCTTCATGATTGACAACTTTGAGGAG GTGTTCAGCGACATGAcagtaggggagggggagatggttTGTGTCGAGCTTGTGGCCAGCGACAAGACAAACACATTTCAGGGAGTCATATTCCAGGGGTCTATCCGATACGAGGCTCTTAAGAAAGTCTACGACAATCGG GTCAGTGTGGCGGCAAAGATGGCCCAGAAGATGTCGTTTGGCTTTTACAAATACAACAACATGGAGTTTGTGCGGATGAAGGGGCCACAAGGCAAAGGACACGCGGAGATGGCGGTCAGCAGAGTGTCCACCGGAGACACATCTCCATACGGCACTGAGGAGGACTCCAACCCTGGGTCACCCCTGCACGAGCGG GTCACCTCCTTCAGCACGCCCCCCACCCCGGAACGTAACAACCGTCCTTCCTTCTTCTCTCCATCTCTGAAAAGGAAAGTACCGAGGAACCGGATCGCTGAAATGAAGAAATCTCACTCTGCCAATGACAGCGAGGAATTCTTCCGGGACAGCGATGATGGGGGAG ACATGCATAACGTCACCAACCTGAGGTCGCGCTCGCTCTCGGGGACGGGGAGATCTTTGGTGGGATCGTGGCTGAAGCTGAACAGAACTGACGAGAACTTCCTACTCTATGCACACCTGACCTACGTCACTTTGCCACTGCAGCGCATCTTGTCAG ATATTTTGGAAGTTCGACAGAAGCCAATCCTGATGTCATAG
- the LOC142203998 gene encoding uncharacterized protein LOC142203998, whose amino-acid sequence MPSCIVNGCTSSSKTKDPAPVLHAFPPELDNVKTWLLQTKQDFGDMEELSKKIAEAPRGSYRMCSLHFGKECYEIRGRSFFLKKGAVPSIFPQKKSPGDVVEEHTSLKRSKRGANAMLTEAAMAARDHNYAGAVQTQVQDMSPSGQEFGTSSLVTADAVEVEIMPDSPKYVPLEDTLPKFARRKKIRLPPPKPPSRVVEYYSRQVHRSTNTDPYFGKSHKKISANLRPKHFSIGIQCNLENLPAPQEDMAPCQRMPSVDTASLSSRIRKMVLHRGRLYFMLV is encoded by the coding sequence ATGCCTTCTTGCATAGTTAACGGCTGTACCTCCTCTTCGAAAACCAAAGACCCGGCTCCGGTTCTTCACGCCTTCCCACCGGAACTTGACAACGTGAAGACGTGGCTCCTACAGACGAAGCAAGACTTTGGCGACATGGAGGAACTCAGTAAAAAAATTGCAGAAGCTCCACGAGGAAGTTACCGCATGTGTTCTCTTCACTTTGGCAAAGAGTGCTACGAGATTAGGGGACGCTCGTTTTTTCTTAAAAAGGGAGCGGTCCCTTCCATATTCCCTCAAAAAAAATCTCCGGGAGACGTGGTCGAAGAGCATACGTCGCTTAAGAGATCGAAAAGAGGTGCGAATGCGATGTTAACAGAGGCAGCAATGGCCGCCAGGGACCATAATTATGCCGGCGCGGTACAGACTCAGGTCCAAGATATGTCTCCTAGTGGCCAAGAATTTGGTACGAGCAGTCTAGTCACCGCAGACGCTGTGGAAGTTGAGATAATGCCCGATTCACCAAAATACGTTCCCCTTGAAGACACCTTGCCTAAATTTGCAAGAAGGAAAAAAATCAGGCTACCCCCGCCCAAACCTCCAAGCAGAGTGGTCGAGTATTATTCCCGGCAGGTGCACCGCAGTACTAACACCGATCCTTATTTTGGAAAATCGCACAAAAAAATCTCCGCTAATCTGCGTCCCAAACATTTCTCCATTGGTATTCAGTGTAACTTGGAAAATTTACCGGCACCGCAGGAGGATATGGCGCCATGCCAAAGGATGCCCTCTGTCGATACCGCAAGCTTGTCAAGTAGAATACGAAAGATGGTGCTACATCGGGGTAGGTTGTACTTCATGTTGGTTTAG